The Mucilaginibacter yixingensis genome window below encodes:
- a CDS encoding efflux RND transporter periplasmic adaptor subunit: protein MNKNIINLFIMASAMSLLSACGSGQKEKEGDADSTQTAAPVEVVSVTKGKLSTSLQVPGELQPYQQVDLYAKVNSFVKKLLVDVGSEVHEGQLLVTLEAPEINSQLAGAQSRIKQMQALYLASKANYDRLLNTSKTPGTISQNDLDQAEARQNADLANWEAAKSAAQEVTANRNYLEIRAPFSGIITARNVNAGAYVGPSGKGSDLPLLVLQQQSKLRLVISIPEASTGGLGNKDEVSFNVRALPNQKFTAKVARMAGALDQKLRSERLEMDVLNTNKKLLPGMYAEVDVPVPNRDSTFVIPRKALVISTEKVFVIKVDNHKAVWVDVQKGMQTDSLVEVYGDLKPGDQLIQNASDEIRDGQTVAEKPAGKAKE from the coding sequence ATGAATAAAAACATCATCAACCTATTTATAATGGCTTCTGCCATGAGCCTCCTGTCGGCTTGCGGTTCGGGGCAGAAAGAAAAAGAAGGCGATGCCGACTCAACCCAAACTGCCGCGCCGGTAGAGGTTGTGAGCGTAACCAAAGGCAAGCTGAGCACCAGCCTGCAAGTACCTGGCGAACTGCAGCCCTACCAACAGGTAGACCTTTATGCCAAAGTAAACAGCTTTGTAAAAAAACTGCTGGTTGACGTTGGCTCTGAAGTGCACGAAGGCCAGCTACTGGTAACGTTGGAAGCACCCGAGATTAACTCGCAACTGGCGGGCGCACAATCGCGCATTAAGCAAATGCAGGCATTATACCTGGCCAGCAAAGCCAATTACGACCGCCTGCTGAACACCAGCAAAACCCCGGGTACCATCTCTCAAAATGATCTGGACCAGGCAGAGGCCCGTCAAAATGCCGACCTGGCTAATTGGGAAGCCGCAAAATCTGCTGCACAGGAGGTAACGGCCAATCGCAATTATCTGGAAATCCGCGCACCGTTCAGCGGCATTATTACCGCACGTAACGTAAATGCAGGTGCCTATGTAGGTCCGTCTGGCAAAGGCAGTGATCTCCCCCTGCTGGTATTGCAACAACAAAGCAAACTCCGTTTGGTGATTTCTATCCCCGAAGCTTCAACCGGCGGGCTGGGCAATAAAGACGAAGTTAGCTTTAACGTGCGCGCATTACCTAACCAGAAATTCACTGCTAAAGTAGCCCGCATGGCCGGTGCACTTGACCAAAAACTGCGCAGCGAGCGCCTGGAGATGGATGTGCTGAACACCAATAAAAAACTATTACCGGGCATGTATGCCGAGGTTGACGTACCGGTACCTAACCGCGACAGCACCTTTGTGATCCCGAGAAAAGCGCTTGTAATATCTACAGAGAAAGTATTTGTGATTAAGGTAGACAACCACAAAGCCGTTTGGGTTGATGTACAAAAAGGCATGCAAACCGATAGCCTGGTTGAAGTTTATGGCGACCTGAAACCCGGCGACCAACTAATTCAGAACGCCAGCGATGAAATTAGAGATGGCCAAACGGTAGCAGAAAAACCAGCCGGCAAAGCCAAAGAATAA